Sequence from the Sanguibacter keddieii DSM 10542 genome:
TGTCTAAGGAGAAGCTTGCCGCCGCCGTCGCTGAGCTGCTCGCGCCCCCTCCTTCACAGGAGCAGATTGAGGAGCAGCGTAAGAACTTCGACCCCGTGAGCTTGCTCGTCCCCGAATGGAACTACCTGCAGCGAGAACCACTTGGCCCTCACCACAAGGCCGACGGCACGAGCGGGTTGATTCTCTCGCCTCCCAACGGGGGAGTGCACCAGAAGCTCGCCGCCAACCACGTCACTCGGGTGCTCGCGGTCGACAAGCTGCGGAAGGTCAACGCTGTTCTCGGATTCACCCGGATCGACGAGATGGAGCGGGCCAACGACGTTGGCAAGCGGCTCGTACGACTTGCTCGTGACGGTCGACCGACGTGGACCGTCGCGACAGAGGATCGTGGCGAGGGGGTGTACCTGCAGCTCGATGAGGAGGCTGTTGCCGCGTGGGAGACGAAGGTTGAGGCGTCCGACCTCTGGGAGGCGCACCGGGCCGCTCACGAGCGCAACTTCAATGCGCGGTTCTCTGAGACGGCGAAGGATGTCGACCCCGATGCCCGGTTCCGCCCCGCGCGGTACTGGTTGCTGCACACGCTCTCCCATGTTCTGATCCGTGAGATGGCCATGTACTCCGGCTACTCGGCGGCCTCGTTGTCCGAGCGGATCTATGCGTGGAGAGCGGAGGAGGGCCGCCCCGCCGCAGCCGGGCTGCTCATCGTCACGACCGCCTCAGACTCCGACGGGACGCTCGGCGGCTTGGTCCAGCTCAGCGAGTCGGGCAACCTAGAGCGTGTCATGTCCCGAGCGCTCCGGAGGGCCTCACGCTGCTCGTCAGACCCGGTATGTGCGCACCGAACGCCCAAGGAGCCGGAGGACTTCCTTCACGGTGCCGCGTGCCACACATGTGCGATGGCGTCAGAGACTTCGTGTGAACGGGCCAATCGATTCCTTGATCGTCGATTTCTCGTCGACCTGCCGGGGGGCCAGGGCTTTGGCTTCTTCCACTGAGGTCGCTCAACTCCGCGCGCACGCCTTTCGAGAGCTGGGGGCGCTTCTGTCCGGTACCGAGGCTGGCCTGGTCGCCTCGGCGTTGGAGGAAGGGCTGAGTCTGACGAGTGCGATCGGCATCATCGATCAAGCAAAGAAGGCTCGTGTCATGGCGATCACGAGCGCCGCCGACCTGACGTTCGAGAGCGCACTGATCGCCGCCGCGCTGCGCGGGGTAGAGGGGGCGCACTCGACATCGCGTGCGGTCAGCACGGTGTGGACGATGCCGGGACACGTCGCTCAAGCTGGCGGACTGACAACTTCCTTGATTGCTCTGGTGGAGGCCGCGCGTCAGTCCGTCGTCTGTTCGACGTTCAACTTCCAGAAGACCTCTGGCATGTGGGAGGCGCTTCGTGGGGTGGCTGCTCGACCCGGCGTGTCGCTGCGCGTCTACATTGACGCCGAGGCGAATGCCGGTGGTGTCGGTCCCACTTCGTCGGAGACGGCCGAGTGGCTAGCCCCGGGCCACGTTCTGCAGACAAGGCTGTTTGAGGGGAAGGCTGTGCGCAACCACGCAAAGTTCCTCTCCGTAGATCATCGTTTTGTCGTGATCACGAGCGCCAATTTCTCGTGGAGCGCCGAGTACGGAAATGTAGAGTTGGGTGTTCGTATTGATGACGTGCGCCTCGCGGAACGCATCGAGAGGGAGCTCTTACGTGCCGAGTCGCACATCTACGAGCGGGTGAGTTAGCTGGTCTGCAGGCATGTGACAAGTGATCGTTCGGGCCGGGCCGTCGGCCATGTACTCGGAGGGGTGCGCCCTATAGGTTGGGCGATCGTCTACACGTCGACCCATGTGCGCCTCGTCCGCCCAACGTCAGCCGCGGCTGTGCAGGGTGATCTGGTAGCCGTCGGGGTCGGCGAAGGTGAAGGTGCGTCCGAAGGGGCCGTCGACCGGCGCGGAGGT
This genomic interval carries:
- the drmC gene encoding DISARM system phospholipase D-like protein DrmC → MNGPIDSLIVDFSSTCRGARALASSTEVAQLRAHAFRELGALLSGTEAGLVASALEEGLSLTSAIGIIDQAKKARVMAITSAADLTFESALIAAALRGVEGAHSTSRAVSTVWTMPGHVAQAGGLTTSLIALVEAARQSVVCSTFNFQKTSGMWEALRGVAARPGVSLRVYIDAEANAGGVGPTSSETAEWLAPGHVLQTRLFEGKAVRNHAKFLSVDHRFVVITSANFSWSAEYGNVELGVRIDDVRLAERIERELLRAESHIYERVS